The following proteins come from a genomic window of Anas platyrhynchos isolate ZD024472 breed Pekin duck chromosome 20, IASCAAS_PekinDuck_T2T, whole genome shotgun sequence:
- the ADORA2B gene encoding adenosine receptor A2b, with protein MDTLQTTYIVLELIIAVLSIAGNVLVCWAVAINSTLKNATNYFLVSLAVADIAVGLLAIPFAITISIGFQVDFHSCLFFACFVLVLTQSSIFSLLAVAIDRYLAIKIPLRYNSLVTGKRARGLIAVLWLLSFAIGLTPLMGWNKAMSGCPNSTNETGSGTGEKHHGCFISCLFENVVTMSYMVYFNFFGCVLLPLVIMLGIYIKIFIVACKQLHQIELMGNSRTTLQKEVHAAKSLAIIVGLFAFCWLPLHILNCITHFHEEFSKSKPEWVMYMAIILSHANSVINPIIYAYRIRDFRYTFRKIISKILCKTDDFPKCTTDNKQHLTVTNANAPAAPGTL; from the exons ATGGACACTCTGCAAACCACCTACATCGTGCTGGAGCTCATCATCGCCGTGCTGTCCATCGCCGGCAACGTGCTCGTGTGCTGGGCCGTGGCCATCAACAGCACGTTGAAGAACGCCACCAACTATTTCCTGGTGTCGTTGGCCGTGGCCGATATCGCCGTGGGCTTGCTGGCCATCCCCTTCGCCATCACCATCAGCATCGGCTTCCAGGTGGATTTTCACAGCTGCCTCTTCTTCGCCTGCTTTGTGCTGGTGCTGACCCAAAGCTCCATCTTCAGCTTGCTGGCGGTGGCCATCGACAGGTACCTGGCCATCAAGATCCCTCTGAG GTATAACAGTCTGGTGACGGGGAAGAGGGCGAGAGGCCTCATCGCTGTGCTGTGGCTCCTGTCCTTCGCAATCGGGCTGACGCCGCTTATGGGCTGGAATAAAGCCATGAGCGGTTGTCCCAACTCCACCAACGAGACGGGGTCTGGCACCGGGGAAAAACACCACGGCTGCTTCATCTCCTGCCTCTTTGAGAACGTGGTGACTATGAGCTACATGGTGTACTTCAACTTCTTTGGCTGCGTGCTGCTTCCGCTCGTCATCATGCTGGGAATCTACATTAAGATATTTATTGTTGCCTGCAAACAGCTGCATCAGATCGAGCTGATGGGCAACTCCCGGACCACACTGCAGAAGGAGGTCCACGCAGCCAAGTCTCTGGCCATCATCGTGGGACTTTTTGCCTTCTGTTGGCTGCCCCTGCACATCTTGAACTGCATCACTCACTTCCATGAGGAGTTCTCCAAATCCAAGCCCGAGTGGGTGATGTACATGGCCATCATCCTCTCGCACGCCAACTCTGTCATCAACCCCATCATCTATGCCTACAGGATCAGGGACTTCCGCTACACCTTCCGCAAAATCATTTCCAAGATCCTCTGTAAGACGGACGACTTCCCCAAGTGCACCACTGACAACAAGCAGCACCTGACTGTCACCAACGCTAACGCTCCAGCGGCCCCTGGGACCCTCTGA